The genomic window CCACACCGGCACGTTCCAATTCTGTCAACGTGATTCCAGGTGCACCGGGGGATTGGAACTCGGTGAACGGGCAGCCTGCGTCTTGCACCAACTTTCGGAACGCAACCAGGCGAGCATCCGAATAGGTGGCGAAGCGAAATCCACAAAAAGCAAAACGCCGAAAACCGCGTTCCCAAAGATGCTCAAAAGCCATCTCGGCTACGCGTTGATTGTCGGCCTCCACCTGAGGGACACCGGTGAACTTTCGGTTGCATCGCACGTCCACAATGGGAACCCGCAACTGACGAAGCGGATCAATGGAGTGATGATCAAGTCGGGCAATCACGCCATCCACGCGAGTCCCTGAAATCCAGTCCGGGACCCCCGCATCAATCGTCATCTCCTCGTGCAAGAGAGACCAATTGCCTTTGGTCCTGGCATACAACGCGATCCCGCGAAGCAGCCCGCGACCGTAGGCCCGAGAGACTTCCACCAACAATGCAATTCGAGGTCGATTGGTCTGAGTCATGGACGCTTTTCTCCCAGGCCGACACGAGGCTGCAAACCAAACCACGAACGACGCAAATGATTGCCAACCCGACACACATGCCGAGCTCTATAGGCCACGACGATCCTACCAGAACCGAAACGCACCGCAAATCACGACCGTCAACATTCCGGCTTTTTCGCCTCCCCTCCCGCAGGAGGGCGACGCAATCCCATAGTTACCCGACTCGAAAACACACTGCGAAGCCCAGACTTTCGAGGGGCCCCAATGTGATCGCAGGTGTCTTCAATTCGCGTTCCGACGCAAACGGACCTGGAAAAGCGTTCACGCTCATCGAGCGCCCGGCACATGCAGTTCGGCGAAAAACGGAGGCCGATCGGGTTGGCAAACGGCCCAACCCTGAGTCAGAGTGGACGTGGCCTCCGCCCATTCACTCTCGTCTAGGAATCGTCACGTGCTCCCCATCCGTCGCTCGCCCCTTCGCTGTTTTCGCAATGCCGCTTGTTTGTCCATCGCGGTTCCAGTGCTGGCAGTGGCCTGTTCAATGATGGCTGGACTGCCGCTTGCTTCTGCCGTCGAAGGCCAATGGCCCAAGTTTCAAAACGGCGGCCTTTTGTCCATCGACACAACGCTGCCGACGGAGTGGTCGCCGGAGCAAAACATCGCGTGGACAGCCGACATCATTGGCTACGGTCAATCAACTCCGATCGTGGCCCACGATCAAATCGTGGTGACCTCCACCAGCGGTGAAAACAAGGACCAGTTCCACGTGCAGTCGTTCGCGATTGAAACCGGTGCACTGAACTGGCAAGTCGACCTGGCCAATCCGTCGCCGTTTAAAAATTCGCCGATGGTCAGCCGAGCGGCGCCCAGTGCCGTTGCCACCGCAGAAGGCTTCGTTGCGTTTTGCGAAGGCGGTGTGTTGCTGGCGATTTCGCCTCAGGGTGAAACCCAGTGGAAACGTGACTTGGTCGCTGAGTACGGACCAATCGAAGCCCGACATGGATTGTCAGCTTCTCTCGAGGCCGACTCCCAACACGTTTTCGCTTGGGTCGAACGTGGCGAAGACCCTTACATCTTGGCAGTGTCCCCAACGACCGGCGAAACGATCTGGAAAACAGAAGGTTTGGGCGCGACCTCCTGGGGATCGCCGCGATTGGTTCCTGTCGCTGGCGGTGAACACCTGGTTTGCAGCGCCAGCGGCAAACTGGTGGGACTGAATCCATCCACGGGCGAGCGACTCTGGGAGTTCACCGACCTGTCCAACAACACGTCCTGCACACCCACCATTGTCGGCGAAGGTCGCTTCCTGATCGGAGCCTCCGACGGGCGGGGTGAAACCAACGCAGGCGCCGCAGCGGCCAGCAACGGATTGATCGAGATCACCCTCGGCGAAGACGACCAATTCCAAGCCGCCTTTGCCTGGCAAGCCGAAAAAGCAACCAGCACGTTTGGCAGCCCCATCGTCGCCGGGAACACCGCCGCGATCGTCAACCGAGCCGGAGTGCTGTATCGACTGGACCTCGAAACCGGCGAACAAGTCTCTGCGAAACGAACCGACGCGGGCGGCATCTGGGCAACCCCCTTGGTCGCGGGCGACAACCTGTACCTGTTCGGCTACAAGGGCACGACCAGTGTGTTTTCTCTGGCCGACGGCAAAGCGATCGCAGAGAACCGATGCTGGCCCGAGGGCGGCGACGACGAGAAAACGCCCGGTTTTGGCGGCGGGAACGTGCTGTACGCGGCCGCTCCCGCAGGCAATCGCTTGCTGATCCGACGCGGCGACAAACTTTTCGCGATCGGTGCGAAGTCGAAGTAGACGGAGCAATGCCTCCACCGCTGGCGAACTTCTTTTTCGCAAGCGATGTTGACGCAAATCACCAAATCGCTACCATCCTGAGAACCACTCGCAATAAGCGAATGGTTTTGATAGCCAGCAAGCGATGCCAAGCGGCCGAAGTCCGCGTCGAGTGATCGACGCCCCTTTCGCGCCGCGGTGACGCCAGCCAGCCATGACCCGATTGTCTCGAAATCCTCTCGAGGCACTGCTTTCGTCATCCAGGTTGGCCCTATGAAAAAGATCTCTGAAGAAACTCTGCAATGCGCTTGGCTCGCTCATCTCAGCGGCGCATCCGATCAAGTCATCCAGCTTCTCGCGTCAGACAATGTCCTGGCGCAAACGCACGATGAGGTCGAACCCGCCGTGCTGCTTGGTCTCGCGCTGCATGAAGTCGGACGGACGCTGGAAGCAGCCGACGCGATTGAAAAAGCCAGCTTGCTCGGGCCGATCCCCGATGAAGCACGGATCACGTTGGCATCCTGTTATGCGCAACTTCGCCGCATCGACCTGGCTCGCGAGTTGTACCTGGAACTCGCACTCAGCCGACGGCTGGAGGCGGACCTCATGCTCAAGGTTGCCGCCGGCCTGGCAGCGATCGATTCGCCTCAACTGGCCATGAAGGTCTGCGAGTGGATCACCGAGAAAGACGACTCGGTCGGACAAGCGTACTACGACATGGGCGTGTACTCGGCTCGCTGTGGCAACGCGTTGTACATCAGCGAAGCATTGACACGCCGTGCCCTCCAACTCGACACAGGCAACTTTCACTACCGAGTCGGACTGGCAGCGCTGTTGATTCAATTGCAGCGTGACGGCGAGGCACTCGAGATCGCGCTCACTTTCACGGTCGATCAACTGCAACACGCAACATGCTTCAGTTGTCTGCAACGGATTGCAGACTTGTTGAATCGCCATCAACACACTGATTTGGCCGTTGCCTGCCAAGCACAATCCGACGTCCTCCGAGCCAAACGCGACACCAACCCGATCCACTGAACCAAATTCCTACTCAGCCTTCACCATGAACGATTCTCTCTCCTTCGCTCAGCTCGAATTCGAAGCGGGCCGCTTTGCTCATGCCATTCAGTTCGCCCAATACGCTTTGGTTGAAGCCCCAGACAACACGGACGCCCTGACGCTTTTGGGGATGGCCAGCCTTTGCATTGACGAAGTCGACGAGGGCATCGATGCACTGGAACGCGCTGCGCTGCTACGTCCACTGCCTCGCGTCGTTCAAATTGAACTGGCGATCGCCTACGGGTCGGCGGGAAGACGCACACTCTCCAAAGATTTGCTGATGACGATTGCGACGTCGGGCAAGGTCAGCAGTTCGGAACTCCTTCGAATCGCAGCGGGCTTGGAAGCGATCGACCAACCGCGTTTGGCAATGGAAGCCTGTCGCCAAGCCGGCATCCTGACGCCGGAACGCCCCGAAGTTCACTACCAAATGGGTTACTACGCCGAGCAATGCGGGCATCCGGCTGAGATTTGCGAATCACTGCTCCGACACGCCATCGGACTGGATCCACGCAACGTCCACTTTCGAATCGGCCTGGCGTCACTCTTGATCCGACTGTCACGACAAGACGACGCCATCAAGGTTCTTGCTCCCGTGATCCCTGATCGCCTGGACGAAGTGCACTGCCAGTGCTGTCTCAAGCGCATCGCGAACCTGTTCTTCGACGCCGGCGATGTCCCACGAGCACGCTTGAGCGCGTCGCGATTGAAAAAACTGACCGAAGGCAACCCGGTGCCGCAACAACACCACATCGCCTGAATCCTTGAGCTTCCAAGCGCACACGCCGAGAAGACGCGCGGCAATCTCAACGCAGAACGATTTGACCGACGGCAAAACAACACACTGAGCAAGCCTGATAAGCCAGGCACCCAACGCGCAAAGATCGCAGTGGATGCGTGCCCAAGAATTCTGACAGGACTTGTGGGTACTGACACCCCTCCGCATGCGAGCAATTCGTTCTTGTTGCGCATTTAATCGGGTGAGTCCCACTTGTTGCGGAACCAACTTTGTGGATAACAGGTCTACGTTTTGCACATCTCCCCACGGATTGGATCCTCCCGTGAGATACGCGTTTTGGCTCACCTTCGCATTGATTGCGACCTGGCTGCTCTGGTCGGGACACTTTGACAACCCGTTCTTGCTTGGACTCGGGGCGTTGTCGGTGTTGGTCAGTCTCACCATCTCGTTGCGGATGAAGATCGTCGACGAAGAAGGGGCTCCCGCTCAGCTGGGCATTCGGCCCTTTGTGTCTTACGCACCTTGGTTGGCCAAGGAAATTGTCCAGAGCAACTTGGCCGTCGCAAAGATCATCTTGTCTCGCAAGATGAAGCTCAAACGCAACCTACTCACGATCACATCGCATCAAAAGTGCGAACTTGGGCGAGTCATTCTGGCGAACTCCATCACGCTGACCCCCGGTACCGTTTCGGTGCAAATGGAAGGCGACAAGATCTTGATCCACGGTTTGAATCTTGAAGAGACCGAGGAAGACATGTCCGGTGAAATGGACGATCGCATCTGCCGCTTGGAGAAATCCAAGTGATGCTTCCCAACGGCGTGTTGCCGATGATTCTGGCCGCCAGCGAAACCGCCACCCATGCGGCTCATTCCACTTCAGGACGTGGCCACGCCAGTTCCTCGGATCTGCATGAGATGCTGAGTTACTCGTCCCATGCGTTCCATTTGAGTCCGACGCACCACGTGATGATGGCCACCTCGGCGGCCGTCTTGATCACGATGACGCTGGCACTGATTCGTGCGATGGCCGGCCCCACGGTGTTCGACCGAGTGCTGGCATTGAACATGTTCGGAACCAAAACGGTGCTGTTCATTTGCGTGGTCAGCTTCGTGACCGCACGCACGGATTTCCTCGATCTCGCCTTGCTCTACAGCCTGATGAATTTCATCGGCATGGTCGCTCTGCTGCGTTTCACTCAGTATCGCAGCTTCGGTGAGGAACCCGCCTGATGAAAGGTGACTCATGATCGCATTGGAAATTGCAAGCTGGTTCTTTCTCATCGCAGGAGCCATTTTCTCCATCATCGGTGGGATCGGCATCATTCGCTTGCCCGAGTTTTTCTCACGGATGCACGGTGGTGGCATCACGGACACGATGGGTGCTGGGTTGATCATGATTGGGCTGCTGTGCCTGGCGGGCCCCACCTTGATCGCCGTCAAACTGCTGTCGATTTTGTTTTTCTTGACCATCACCAGCCCCAGTTCCTGTCACGCACTGGCTCACTCCGCACTGATTCACGGCGTCAAACCCGAGCTGGACGTCAAACAGAATTCCAACCGCACAATCAACACGCCCGCCGCCCCGCGTGATGGAGACGTCTCATGATGAACTGGGTCGTCTTTGCCATCCTGGCGTTGCTGGCACTGACCGCCGTGACCGTCGCACGATTGCGACAGTTGTGGGCGGCGGTGATGTTCACCGGCATTTATAGTTTTCTCAGTGCATCCTGGATGATGATCCTGGACGCACCCGACGTGGCGTTCACGGAAGCCGCCGTTGGCGCGGGCATCTCGACCGTTTTGATGCTCAGCACGCTGGCACTCACCGGCGAACAAGAACAACCGACCAAACGATCTCCCCTGGTGCCACTGTTGGTGGTCACGATCACCGGCGGAGCACTGATTTACGGAACGTTGGACATGCCGCACTACGGCGACCCCAACGCGATCGTGCACCTGCACCCCGACCCTTCCTTTGTGGAACGTTCTCTGGAAGACATGCACGGTTTACCCAACGTGGTCACGGCTCTGCTGGCGTCTTACCGGGGTTATGACACTCTCGGCGAAACCACTGTCGTTCTCACAGCTGGAATCGCGGTGCTGCTGATTTTGCGTCGCGATGAGATGGAACGTCCCGCGATTGCAAGCCGAGCCAAACGACGCAAACGGAAGGCCAGCGCATGATCAAGTTCCCCATCATTCGCGTGATCACCAAGCTGCTGATCCCGTACATCTTGCTGTTCGCATTTTATGTTCAGTTCCACGGTGATTACGGACCCGGCGGCGGCTTCCAAGCCGGAGTGATCTTTGCTTCCGGTTTGATTCTGTACGGCTTGGTCTTTGGGCTCGACGCGATCAAACGGGTCGCTCCCCCGATCGTGATCGAGAAGCTGATGGCCCTGGGTGTGTTGGTTTATGCCGGCACCGGCTTCGCCACCATGCTGCTGGGCGGCAATTTTTTGGACTACGACGTTTTGGAACACTCCTTCAATCACCAGTACCTGCCCGGCGGACAACACCTGGGAATCTTTGTGGTGGAAGTCGGCGTGGGAATCACAGTGACCTCGGTGATGACGATGATCTTCTATGCCTTCGCCAGCCGGAGTCGATTCGTATGAACGGTCCAGCCATGGAACAAGTCACAGGGCTTTACAACTACTGGATCGTGATCGTCTTGATGATGACCGGGTTTTACATCGTGCTTGCGCGACGCAACCTGATCAAATCCGTCATCGGGCTCAACATTTTCCAGACCTCCGTCTTCCTGCTGTACGTGACGATGGGCAAAGTCCGCGGCGGAACCGCCCCGATCATCCCGCCAGAAGTCGCGGCGGCGCAGGCCGAAGCGATGCACGCCTCCGGTCACGCAGAGCAAGCGACGCACGCCCTGGGAACGGTTTCGGAAGAAATCGTGGGCTCACACGCTGGGCATGCGGAACTCCCCGGTGCGGAAATCATTTACTCCAACCCCTTGCCCAGCGTGCTGATGCTGACGGCGATCGTGGTTGGCATTGCCACCACGGCACTCGCATTGGCCCTGGTCGTTCGGATTCGTGAAGACTACGGGACGATTGAAGAAGATCGCATTCTGGAAATCGATCGCGCCGATGGATTGCCGGATGACGACGACGAAGATCAATGGATCGATGCAGAAGCTCATTCACTGGCCGGGAGTTCCCCTGACAACCCCACCGATTCGGAGTCAGTGAATTGACGGAACACCTCCCGATCCTATTGATCGTGTTGCCGCTGGTCGCGGCACCACTGTGCGTGATTTTGCATCAACGAACGGCCGCCTACGCTCTCGCATTGCTGGTCAGCTGGATCACGTTTGCGATTTCGATTGCGTTGGTCGCGCAAGTCAACCAAACCGGAGTCATCCGCTACAACCTAGGTGGCTGG from Rhodopirellula islandica includes these protein-coding regions:
- a CDS encoding tetratricopeptide repeat protein, with product MNDSLSFAQLEFEAGRFAHAIQFAQYALVEAPDNTDALTLLGMASLCIDEVDEGIDALERAALLRPLPRVVQIELAIAYGSAGRRTLSKDLLMTIATSGKVSSSELLRIAAGLEAIDQPRLAMEACRQAGILTPERPEVHYQMGYYAEQCGHPAEICESLLRHAIGLDPRNVHFRIGLASLLIRLSRQDDAIKVLAPVIPDRLDEVHCQCCLKRIANLFFDAGDVPRARLSASRLKKLTEGNPVPQQHHIA
- a CDS encoding Na(+)/H(+) antiporter subunit B yields the protein MIKFPIIRVITKLLIPYILLFAFYVQFHGDYGPGGGFQAGVIFASGLILYGLVFGLDAIKRVAPPIVIEKLMALGVLVYAGTGFATMLLGGNFLDYDVLEHSFNHQYLPGGQHLGIFVVEVGVGITVTSVMTMIFYAFASRSRFV
- the mnhG gene encoding monovalent cation/H(+) antiporter subunit G: MIALEIASWFFLIAGAIFSIIGGIGIIRLPEFFSRMHGGGITDTMGAGLIMIGLLCLAGPTLIAVKLLSILFFLTITSPSSCHALAHSALIHGVKPELDVKQNSNRTINTPAAPRDGDVS
- a CDS encoding tetratricopeptide repeat protein yields the protein MKKISEETLQCAWLAHLSGASDQVIQLLASDNVLAQTHDEVEPAVLLGLALHEVGRTLEAADAIEKASLLGPIPDEARITLASCYAQLRRIDLARELYLELALSRRLEADLMLKVAAGLAAIDSPQLAMKVCEWITEKDDSVGQAYYDMGVYSARCGNALYISEALTRRALQLDTGNFHYRVGLAALLIQLQRDGEALEIALTFTVDQLQHATCFSCLQRIADLLNRHQHTDLAVACQAQSDVLRAKRDTNPIH
- a CDS encoding sodium:proton antiporter — its product is MEQVTGLYNYWIVIVLMMTGFYIVLARRNLIKSVIGLNIFQTSVFLLYVTMGKVRGGTAPIIPPEVAAAQAEAMHASGHAEQATHALGTVSEEIVGSHAGHAELPGAEIIYSNPLPSVLMLTAIVVGIATTALALALVVRIREDYGTIEEDRILEIDRADGLPDDDDEDQWIDAEAHSLAGSSPDNPTDSESVN
- a CDS encoding monovalent cation/H+ antiporter complex subunit F, producing the protein MLPNGVLPMILAASETATHAAHSTSGRGHASSSDLHEMLSYSSHAFHLSPTHHVMMATSAAVLITMTLALIRAMAGPTVFDRVLALNMFGTKTVLFICVVSFVTARTDFLDLALLYSLMNFIGMVALLRFTQYRSFGEEPA
- a CDS encoding DUF4040 domain-containing protein; the protein is MNWVVFAILALLALTAVTVARLRQLWAAVMFTGIYSFLSASWMMILDAPDVAFTEAAVGAGISTVLMLSTLALTGEQEQPTKRSPLVPLLVVTITGGALIYGTLDMPHYGDPNAIVHLHPDPSFVERSLEDMHGLPNVVTALLASYRGYDTLGETTVVLTAGIAVLLILRRDEMERPAIASRAKRRKRKASA
- a CDS encoding outer membrane protein assembly factor BamB family protein produces the protein MPLASAVEGQWPKFQNGGLLSIDTTLPTEWSPEQNIAWTADIIGYGQSTPIVAHDQIVVTSTSGENKDQFHVQSFAIETGALNWQVDLANPSPFKNSPMVSRAAPSAVATAEGFVAFCEGGVLLAISPQGETQWKRDLVAEYGPIEARHGLSASLEADSQHVFAWVERGEDPYILAVSPTTGETIWKTEGLGATSWGSPRLVPVAGGEHLVCSASGKLVGLNPSTGERLWEFTDLSNNTSCTPTIVGEGRFLIGASDGRGETNAGAAAASNGLIEITLGEDDQFQAAFAWQAEKATSTFGSPIVAGNTAAIVNRAGVLYRLDLETGEQVSAKRTDAGGIWATPLVAGDNLYLFGYKGTTSVFSLADGKAIAENRCWPEGGDDEKTPGFGGGNVLYAAAPAGNRLLIRRGDKLFAIGAKSK
- a CDS encoding Na+/H+ antiporter subunit E codes for the protein MRYAFWLTFALIATWLLWSGHFDNPFLLGLGALSVLVSLTISLRMKIVDEEGAPAQLGIRPFVSYAPWLAKEIVQSNLAVAKIILSRKMKLKRNLLTITSHQKCELGRVILANSITLTPGTVSVQMEGDKILIHGLNLEETEEDMSGEMDDRICRLEKSK